A DNA window from Pongo abelii isolate AG06213 chromosome 2, NHGRI_mPonAbe1-v2.0_pri, whole genome shotgun sequence contains the following coding sequences:
- the CCDC54 gene encoding coiled-coil domain-containing protein 54 — protein MYTLHTKRVKAAARQMWTSNLSKVRQSLKNVYHKCKIRHQDSTGYPTVTSDDCNQDDVSYDGKMNLSVVLQDVKTAQVELFSQMTDIVHTIPKVQEKTDLYQKQMEVLETRMNVNEDKQCTTTKDILSMKEDIKALKKKVTELENQNYCSRIHCLEILEGERGKEITELLYKLIQPATLKNTLSSTDMEISSAEPEKVPSYPKSTDHLEKKTISPQMKTLKKRNHQNASTSFKKAKSNIYIYPDFSTWMKLTFVHGGKWTFFLSATKLEEFIQWLLSRPTVLPEEPQVITQRYCPFTGPILSLTTICLSIFNNIYRFICSLKEEVTRL, from the coding sequence ATGTACACACTTCACACCAAAAGGGTAAAAGCTGCTGCTAGGCAGATGTGGACTTCAAATCTCTCCAAGGTCAGACAGTCTCTTAAAAATGTTTACCACAAATGTAAGATTCGGCACCAAGATTCAACTGGATATCCAACTGTGACATCTGATGATTGTAATCAAGATGATGTTAGTTATGATGGAAAAATGAATCTTTCAGTAGTGCTCCAAGACGTTAAAACTGCTCAAGTTGAGCTTTTCAGCCAAATGACTGACATTGTCCATACGATACCAAAAGTCCAGGAAAAGACTGACTTGTATCAAAAACAGATGGAGGTCCTGGAAACCAGAATGAATGTTAATGAAGACAAACAATGCACAACTACTAAAGATATCCTCTCTATGAAAGAAGACATCAAGGCATTAAAGAAGAAGGTGACAGAACTGGAAAATCAGAATTACTGCTCCAGGATACATTGTCTAGAGATTCTGGAGGGAGAAAGGGGTAAAGAAATCACAGAACTGCTTTACAAACTCATACAACCAGCAACTCTGAAGAACACTTTGTCCTCTACAGACATGGAAATCTCTTCAGCAGAACCAGAGAAAGTGCCCAGTTATCCAAAGTCCACTGACCATcttgagaaaaaaacaatttctcCCCAAATGAAAACTCTGAAGAAACGTAACCATCAAAATGCATCAACGAGctttaaaaaagcaaagtcaaatatttacatttacccAGACTTCagtacatggatgaagctaacTTTTGTTCATGGAGGAAAATGGACATTTTTCCTCAGTGCTACCAAGTTAGAAGAATTCATCCAGTGGCTTCTTTCTAGGCCAACCGTTCTTCCTGAGGAACCCCAGGTCATAACCCAGAGATACTGTCCATTCACTGGGCCTATTTTGAGCTTGACCACAATCTGTCTCTCCATCTTCAACAATATTTACCGCTTTATTTGTTCCTTAAAAGAAGAAGTAACTCGACTATAG